Proteins encoded by one window of Coleofasciculus chthonoplastes PCC 7420:
- a CDS encoding ribokinase → MNSILVFGSINIDLVTKTPRLPVAGETVNGSEFFTAPGGKGANQAVAAARLGMMTHLVGCLGDDTFAPQLLASLQAAGVQTDQIVRDTSASSGVAVILVDETGENQIVITAGANGQLNQTDVERLKPLLREANALLMQLEIPLITVVEAARTAQGAGVPVILDPAPAQDIPLELYNLVDIITPNQIEASQLVGFAVDSLETAQKAAPILQQRGVKTVILTLGNQGVYCSTPSERFFVPAFPVQVVDTTAAG, encoded by the coding sequence ATGAACTCTATCCTGGTTTTCGGTAGCATCAATATCGATTTAGTCACCAAAACGCCTCGTTTACCTGTCGCGGGTGAAACGGTGAACGGATCTGAGTTTTTTACCGCACCTGGGGGAAAAGGGGCAAATCAGGCTGTCGCCGCCGCACGACTGGGAATGATGACTCACTTGGTTGGGTGCTTGGGAGATGATACGTTTGCACCTCAATTGCTGGCAAGTTTACAAGCCGCAGGCGTGCAGACAGATCAAATTGTACGGGATACTTCAGCGAGTTCTGGTGTAGCCGTAATTTTGGTAGATGAAACAGGCGAAAATCAGATTGTGATTACCGCAGGTGCAAATGGACAACTCAATCAAACTGATGTGGAACGCCTCAAACCTCTCTTAAGAGAAGCCAACGCCTTACTGATGCAGTTAGAAATTCCCCTGATTACCGTGGTTGAAGCGGCTAGAACTGCCCAGGGCGCAGGGGTTCCAGTAATTCTTGATCCAGCACCTGCCCAGGATATTCCTCTGGAACTGTACAACTTGGTTGATATTATCACTCCCAATCAGATAGAAGCCAGTCAGTTGGTGGGTTTTGCTGTGGATAGTCTGGAAACAGCCCAGAAAGCCGCGCCTATCCTTCAGCAACGAGGTGTGAAGACTGTAATTCTGACATTGGGGAACCAAGGCGTTTACTGTAGCACTCCATCTGAACGCTTTTTTGTACCAGCCTTTCCGGTTCAGGTGGTTGATACCACGGCGGCGGGTGA
- a CDS encoding Uma2 family endonuclease codes for MVLQQPARSIPIPPLESGDRLTRAEFERRYEATPEKFKAELIEGVVYVASPVRVFHGNPHFNLITWLGVYCTATPGVSGSDNATTRLDMDNEPQPDALLRIEVGGNSTISEDGYIEGTPELVAEIATSSAAIDLGVKRNAYRRNGVQEYLVWSTFENRLSWFRLQAEEFVLIEPDADGMIRSSVFPGLWLNVPALLEGRMMEVLNGLQAGIADPIHQAFVQELVERSPNLE; via the coding sequence ATGGTGTTGCAGCAGCCTGCTCGTTCCATCCCAATTCCACCCCTGGAAAGTGGCGATCGATTGACTCGTGCTGAGTTTGAGCGCCGCTATGAGGCGACCCCAGAAAAATTTAAAGCGGAACTGATTGAAGGAGTGGTTTACGTGGCATCCCCAGTTAGAGTTTTTCACGGTAATCCTCATTTTAATTTAATTACCTGGCTGGGGGTGTATTGCACAGCAACTCCGGGTGTTAGCGGATCGGATAACGCTACAACCCGGCTAGATATGGACAATGAACCGCAACCGGATGCCCTGCTGCGAATTGAAGTTGGCGGTAACTCAACGATTAGCGAGGATGGCTATATCGAAGGGACACCAGAATTAGTGGCGGAAATTGCCACAAGCAGTGCGGCAATTGATTTAGGAGTCAAGCGCAATGCCTATCGACGCAATGGGGTACAGGAATATTTGGTGTGGTCAACCTTTGAGAACCGCCTCAGTTGGTTTCGGTTGCAAGCAGAGGAATTTGTCTTAATTGAACCAGATGCCGATGGCATGATTCGCAGTAGCGTGTTTCCCGGATTGTGGCTGAACGTGCCAGCTTTATTAGAGGGCAGAATGATGGAGGTGCTGAATGGGCTGCAAGCTGGGATTGCTGACCCAATCCATCAAGCCTTTGTGCAGGAATTGGTGGAGCGATCGCCCAATCTTGAATGA
- a CDS encoding nSTAND1 domain-containing NTPase yields the protein MNTPDPLAEIAACNDQALNTLTRSLTHSQGRFSLILARCNYTCLRSQILHLLHQRFSLNLIELPLDSSAQTIYTAIHNQLGNQKPDAILVTGLESVTNLDNLLIATNRVRDLFRQFPFPVVFWVTNQVCKRLIKVAMDLYNWSSPKLEFVLPEPALMALVEETAKQALADEENLTLDDTELQAIQQSYSDQGRELPTKFYAILSLSLGIIKTRNNHIDEAIPHYQQSLTLWQQHQSAEQIGITSLHLAWAYSLKGEQYQAKIRDYVQQTWQHLHQEHCTDSLIHHSCKLGDLLRQVGDWEKLQQLAEKALTWHQQQGDVQKIAQDYGFLADVALNQRQWRDAQKFAQQGIKAWQQVSEFEIKRLGLCYFILAQSQQQLGQEKDAIATLATAREISLNATIPLHQYDPKLYVNILQNLRTLKFEQGDYLDAFHLKLEQRQIETQYGLRAFIGAGRLHPPRQVIPPGIRGRQGLSLSQIVASSGRQKDVEELLERIRRRDRKLTVIYGSSGVGKSSILQAGLVPILQQTYFEGRDIVPVLLQVYKDWVGGLDKGLVEVLKKVNRSSISAKDSLDSQSDPPPAPLKKGEAKRNSDVNLISDNNVNITNHKNNSDNSDSSLLHPPYNKSEASSSLPHGTKSEASSSLPMEQKAKHPLVSPFLRGTEGGSTRGTEGGSTRGTEGGSKRGAGGVRSTLSKILKQLRQNEHSQLLTVLIFDQFEEFFFDHKDPTSRREFYEFLRECVEIPYVKVILSLREDYIYYLLELNRTTPLINIDKNHEHILYYLGNFSAADAKSVIQSLTARSHLPFEPDLVDQLVQDLAQDLGEVRPIELQIVGYQLETEKITTREDYQKYESKEELVEAFLADVVQYCGSGNEQIAKLVLYLLTDENNTRPLKTRADLELELEVKSETLDLVLEVLVESGIVLRVPAIPDDRYQLVHDYLVLFVRHQQVGETVPLLD from the coding sequence ATGAACACCCCAGATCCCCTAGCCGAAATTGCCGCCTGTAACGATCAGGCATTAAACACCCTAACCCGATCGCTTACCCATTCCCAGGGACGATTTTCCTTAATTCTGGCGCGGTGTAACTATACCTGTTTGCGATCGCAGATTCTCCACCTGCTACACCAACGCTTTTCCCTCAACCTAATTGAGTTACCCCTAGACTCATCGGCGCAGACGATATATACCGCGATTCACAATCAATTAGGGAATCAAAAACCTGATGCTATATTAGTCACCGGGTTAGAATCAGTAACAAATCTCGATAACTTACTCATCGCCACAAATCGAGTACGGGACTTATTTCGTCAGTTTCCCTTTCCTGTCGTCTTTTGGGTAACCAATCAGGTATGCAAACGGCTGATCAAAGTCGCCATGGATCTCTACAATTGGTCGAGTCCCAAGCTAGAATTTGTCCTACCTGAACCTGCACTAATGGCATTAGTTGAAGAGACAGCGAAGCAAGCCTTGGCAGATGAGGAAAACTTAACGTTAGATGATACCGAATTACAAGCCATTCAGCAATCATACTCCGATCAAGGAAGGGAATTGCCCACTAAGTTTTATGCCATTTTATCCTTAAGTTTGGGAATCATTAAAACCCGAAACAATCACATCGATGAAGCGATTCCTCACTATCAGCAAAGTTTAACCCTTTGGCAACAGCATCAGTCCGCCGAACAGATAGGAATTACGTCACTGCATCTAGCTTGGGCGTATTCGCTGAAAGGGGAGCAATATCAAGCAAAAATTCGGGACTATGTGCAGCAAACTTGGCAGCATTTGCATCAGGAACACTGCACTGATTCCTTGATTCATCATAGTTGTAAACTAGGAGATTTACTGCGACAGGTTGGTGACTGGGAAAAATTACAACAATTAGCGGAAAAAGCATTAACTTGGCATCAGCAGCAGGGGGATGTCCAGAAAATTGCCCAAGATTATGGATTTTTAGCCGATGTTGCTTTAAATCAACGTCAATGGCGGGATGCTCAAAAGTTCGCGCAGCAAGGGATTAAGGCTTGGCAACAGGTATCAGAGTTTGAGATAAAACGGTTAGGATTGTGTTATTTTATTCTGGCACAATCGCAGCAGCAGTTGGGTCAAGAAAAGGACGCGATCGCGACATTGGCAACAGCAAGAGAGATTAGTTTAAATGCCACCATTCCCTTACATCAGTATGACCCGAAACTTTACGTTAACATCCTACAAAACTTACGTACCCTGAAATTTGAGCAAGGGGATTATTTAGACGCCTTTCATTTAAAGTTAGAACAACGGCAAATTGAGACCCAATATGGCTTACGGGCATTTATTGGGGCGGGACGACTGCACCCGCCGCGACAGGTTATTCCGCCCGGTATTCGGGGAAGACAGGGGTTATCCTTATCCCAAATCGTCGCTTCCTCCGGGCGTCAGAAGGATGTCGAGGAACTGTTAGAACGAATTCGACGACGCGATCGCAAATTGACGGTAATTTATGGGTCATCGGGGGTAGGAAAGAGTTCAATTTTGCAAGCGGGATTAGTTCCGATTCTGCAACAGACGTATTTTGAAGGACGGGATATTGTCCCTGTTTTGCTACAAGTTTATAAGGATTGGGTTGGGGGGTTAGATAAGGGTTTAGTAGAAGTCTTGAAGAAGGTTAATCGTTCTTCGATTTCTGCTAAGGATTCTCTGGATAGTCAATCTGATCCCCCCCCCGCCCCCCTTAAAAAGGGGGAAGCTAAGAGAAACTCGGATGTTAATTTAATTAGTGATAATAACGTTAACATTACGAATCATAAGAATAATTCAGACAATTCTGACTCCTCCCTTCTCCATCCCCCGTACAACAAAAGCGAAGCATCCTCTAGTCTCCCCCATGGAACAAAAAGCGAAGCATCCTCTAGTCTCCCCATGGAACAAAAAGCGAAGCATCCTCTGGTCTCCCCCTTTTTAAGGGGGACGGAAGGGGGATCGACAAGGGGGACGGAAGGGGGATCGACAAGGGGGACGGAAGGGGGATCTAAAAGGGGGGCTGGGGGGGTTAGGTCAACCCTATCAAAAATTCTCAAACAATTGCGTCAAAATGAACACAGCCAATTATTAACCGTACTAATTTTTGACCAATTTGAGGAATTTTTCTTTGATCACAAAGATCCAACCAGCCGACGAGAGTTTTATGAGTTTTTGCGCGAATGTGTAGAGATTCCCTATGTAAAAGTTATTTTATCCCTGCGGGAAGACTATATTTATTACCTATTAGAGTTAAACCGCACTACGCCGTTAATCAATATTGATAAAAATCATGAGCATATTCTCTATTACTTAGGGAATTTTTCAGCAGCAGACGCCAAATCTGTCATCCAGAGTTTAACCGCGCGATCGCATTTACCTTTTGAGCCAGATTTAGTTGACCAATTGGTGCAGGATTTAGCTCAGGATTTGGGAGAGGTGCGTCCGATTGAGTTGCAGATTGTTGGCTATCAACTGGAAACGGAGAAGATTACTACGCGGGAGGACTATCAAAAATATGAGTCTAAAGAGGAATTAGTTGAGGCGTTTTTAGCCGATGTTGTTCAATATTGTGGATCTGGAAATGAGCAGATTGCCAAACTTGTCTTGTACTTGCTAACTGATGAGAATAACACTCGCCCCCTAAAAACTCGTGCGGATTTGGAATTGGAGTTAGAGGTAAAGAGTGAAACGTTAGATTTAGTTTTAGAAGTGTTAGTCGAATCAGGGATAGTTTTGAGAGTTCCAGCTATTCCAGATGACCGCTATCAACTGGTTCACGATTATCTCGTATTATTTGTTCGTCATCAACAAGTAGGTGAAACAGTGCCCTTGCTGGATTAA
- a CDS encoding P-loop NTPase fold protein, which translates to MRLDLERFFAACNPSKTLNMKNAEDHKYYIEFAGVRGGKAIEALKRTIARLSPNEPTCQLFTGHIGCGKSTELLRLKMELEALDFHVVYFQATDDLDVADVDITDILLAIARQVSASLESSRVTLQPRGFKAFLQKTIDVLQTPIEVGGEAKLPGIGTVKASTEGKFEVSLPDEIAKLTIKAKNSQQMRSKLRQHLEPQTSQILEYINQEILEVAITQLKQQGQKGLVVIVDNLDRIPNQETAASSKPLPEYIFVDRGEQLSQLNCHLVYTLPLSLIFSNLREPLKNRLGNGRSPIVLSMVPVFSRDRQDHPGGIALLRQMILARALPEATAEERLASVTKVFDSLDTLDRLCKISGGHVRSLLGMLYACLQEQDPPISRPILEMVIRQERDSLLLAIDNHEWELLFQVVREQKVKGDHEYQTLLQSLFVFEYQDEQGSWFGLNPLLFETQKYQDWVRQNE; encoded by the coding sequence ATGAGGTTAGATTTAGAACGATTTTTCGCGGCGTGTAATCCCAGCAAAACCCTAAACATGAAAAATGCTGAGGATCACAAGTATTATATCGAATTTGCTGGAGTGCGGGGTGGTAAGGCAATTGAAGCATTAAAGCGGACGATCGCACGGCTATCACCCAACGAACCCACCTGTCAATTATTCACCGGACATATTGGCTGTGGCAAGTCTACAGAGTTATTGCGGTTAAAGATGGAGTTGGAGGCGTTGGACTTTCATGTCGTCTATTTTCAAGCCACAGATGATTTAGATGTCGCGGATGTTGATATTACCGATATTCTACTCGCGATCGCCCGCCAAGTGAGTGCCAGTTTGGAATCGAGTCGGGTGACGCTACAGCCACGAGGGTTTAAGGCGTTTTTACAGAAAACCATTGATGTGCTACAGACACCGATAGAAGTAGGAGGGGAAGCCAAACTTCCAGGGATTGGTACAGTTAAAGCCAGTACTGAGGGCAAATTTGAAGTCTCCCTTCCCGATGAAATTGCCAAACTGACAATCAAAGCCAAAAATAGTCAGCAGATGCGTTCCAAACTCAGACAGCATTTGGAACCCCAAACCAGTCAAATTTTAGAGTATATTAATCAGGAAATCCTCGAAGTTGCTATTACACAACTCAAGCAACAGGGTCAAAAAGGATTAGTCGTCATTGTCGATAACTTAGATCGCATTCCCAACCAAGAAACGGCTGCATCCAGCAAACCACTTCCGGAATATATTTTTGTCGATCGCGGCGAACAATTAAGTCAACTCAATTGCCATTTGGTGTATACCCTTCCCCTATCGCTGATTTTCTCCAATTTACGAGAACCGTTAAAGAATCGTCTCGGAAATGGTCGTAGTCCGATTGTTTTATCCATGGTGCCAGTCTTCTCCCGCGATCGTCAAGATCATCCGGGAGGAATTGCGCTACTGCGACAGATGATTTTAGCCCGGGCGCTTCCAGAAGCGACAGCCGAGGAACGTTTAGCCAGTGTCACCAAAGTCTTTGATAGTCTTGACACATTAGACCGACTGTGCAAGATAAGTGGCGGTCATGTACGAAGTTTGTTGGGGATGCTTTATGCCTGTCTCCAGGAGCAAGATCCGCCGATTTCTCGCCCGATTTTAGAAATGGTAATTCGCCAGGAACGGGATAGTTTATTGTTGGCAATTGATAATCATGAATGGGAGTTATTGTTTCAAGTGGTGCGGGAACAAAAGGTTAAAGGCGATCATGAATATCAAACATTACTGCAAAGCTTATTTGTATTTGAGTATCAAGATGAACAAGGGAGTTGGTTTGGCTTGAATCCATTATTATTTGAGACACAAAAATATCAGGACTGGGTGCGGCAGAATGAGTAA
- a CDS encoding phosphotransacetylase family protein, whose product MTKSVNYLLIGSTEAYSGKSAIILGIAHQLKSKGLDIGYGKLLGCTEYANKVDREGDDVQFIPSILDLPEKRVRSPLLYLDDQTMQKRLRGEDSTNYRASLKSYLQPPIGDLMILEGPSTLFEGNLFDLSLLDIAQEVEASIILVSRFHSVLLVETLLSAKHQLGDRLRGVVINAIPADQLEIVQSTVQPFLEAQGIPVLGMLPQNDLLRSVTVRELIHQLDAQVLCRPDRVDLLVQSLTIGAMNVNSALKYFRKGKHMAVVTGGDRTDIQMAALETSTHCLILTGHIPPQPLIVNRAEELEIPILSVDLDTLTTVEIIDRAFGQVRLRESIKAQCIQELMGEHFDSERLMNLLGLQAAVSTH is encoded by the coding sequence GTGACAAAATCCGTGAATTATTTACTAATCGGATCAACGGAAGCATATAGTGGCAAGTCCGCCATCATTCTGGGCATCGCCCATCAGCTTAAAAGTAAAGGACTGGATATTGGTTATGGTAAGCTCTTAGGCTGTACTGAGTATGCGAATAAAGTGGATCGGGAAGGCGATGATGTGCAGTTTATTCCGTCTATCCTAGATCTACCAGAAAAACGGGTGCGATCGCCTCTACTCTATCTGGATGATCAGACGATGCAGAAACGCTTGCGGGGTGAGGATTCGACCAATTATCGTGCATCGCTGAAGTCCTATCTCCAGCCGCCGATTGGTGATTTAATGATACTCGAAGGACCGAGTACCCTGTTTGAAGGGAATCTATTTGACCTCTCGTTGCTGGATATTGCTCAGGAAGTAGAGGCTTCTATTATATTAGTCAGCCGTTTTCATTCGGTGCTACTGGTGGAAACGCTACTCTCTGCTAAACACCAACTCGGCGATCGCTTACGGGGAGTTGTGATTAATGCGATTCCGGCAGATCAACTGGAAATCGTCCAATCCACTGTTCAACCTTTTCTAGAGGCGCAAGGTATTCCCGTATTGGGGATGTTACCTCAAAACGATTTACTCCGCAGCGTTACGGTTCGAGAATTGATTCATCAACTCGATGCCCAAGTGCTTTGTCGTCCGGATCGGGTGGATTTATTGGTTCAAAGTTTGACCATTGGCGCGATGAATGTCAACTCTGCCCTAAAATATTTCCGCAAAGGCAAGCACATGGCAGTCGTCACCGGAGGCGATCGCACGGATATCCAAATGGCAGCACTGGAAACATCAACCCACTGTCTGATTCTAACAGGACATATACCACCCCAACCGTTAATTGTCAACCGGGCTGAAGAACTGGAAATTCCTATCTTATCAGTGGATCTCGATACCCTGACAACGGTGGAAATTATCGATCGCGCATTTGGTCAAGTACGCCTGCGCGAATCCATTAAAGCCCAGTGCATCCAAGAGCTTATGGGAGAACATTTTGATAGTGAACGGTTGATGAATCTATTGGGTTTACAAGCGGCTGTTTCAACGCATTAA
- the ebsA gene encoding type IV pilus biogenesis protein EbsA, whose amino-acid sequence MSIEKLQPAEKAAVGVYMPYYQGAKRNALPLAISLYQQGSLEGNRRIEGGESIPFVATWFVSKLPSEPTRCRLQFDGNAELSYEVTLANSEFINYLIEVILNFKRTRLTDFSQTFYRKLLRDE is encoded by the coding sequence ATGTCTATCGAGAAACTTCAGCCCGCTGAAAAAGCCGCCGTCGGTGTCTACATGCCTTATTATCAAGGCGCTAAACGCAATGCTCTCCCTCTAGCGATTAGTCTGTATCAACAGGGATCGTTAGAAGGAAATCGCCGTATTGAAGGCGGTGAGAGCATTCCCTTTGTGGCAACCTGGTTCGTCTCCAAGCTACCTTCGGAACCAACCCGCTGCCGATTACAGTTTGACGGCAATGCGGAACTGAGTTATGAGGTAACCTTGGCGAATTCTGAATTTATTAATTACTTAATCGAAGTGATTTTGAATTTCAAGCGTACCCGCTTGACCGATTTTTCCCAGACATTTTATCGCAAACTACTACGTGACGAGTAA
- a CDS encoding histidine triad nucleotide-binding protein: MSETIFSKIIRREIPADIVYEDDLVLAFKDVAPKAPIHILLIPKKPIPQLAAAESHDHALMGHLLLTAKRVAEQVGLNQGYRVVINNGADGGQTVDHLHLHILGGRQMDWPPG; the protein is encoded by the coding sequence ATGAGTGAGACAATCTTTAGCAAGATTATCCGTCGGGAAATCCCGGCGGACATTGTGTATGAGGATGATCTAGTCCTAGCGTTCAAGGATGTTGCACCCAAAGCCCCCATTCATATTCTGCTCATTCCCAAAAAACCGATTCCCCAGCTAGCGGCGGCGGAGTCCCACGATCACGCCCTTATGGGGCATCTGCTGTTAACCGCCAAGCGAGTGGCTGAACAAGTGGGTTTGAATCAAGGGTATCGGGTGGTGATCAACAATGGGGCGGATGGCGGTCAAACCGTGGATCATCTACATTTACATATTTTGGGCGGACGCCAGATGGACTGGCCCCCCGGTTAA
- a CDS encoding dipeptide epimerase, whose translation MRLSLEPFTVHKRFPLTISRGTTSQSTNIWVRLEHQGIEGWGEASPFAIATPSHPLTKTPQTTQMLLDALELVIPTLETYTPWERQKIERVLADADVPSAARAAIDIALQDWLGKHLGVPLWKLSGCNRHRIVPISATVGIGTPEAAKQRVRDWIPITGGSVIKIKLGSPDGIEADREMLLAIRDVAPQAQLTVDANGGWRVDDAVKMCDWLAQQGVKYVEQPLPAGQEADLPHLYSRSPLPIFVDESCFTSQDIPPLADCVHGINIKLMKSGGLTEALRMVHTAKACGLQVMYGCYSDSTLANTAASHLSSFADYLDLDSHLNLADDPFTGATLQDGRLIPNNLSGLGVQRHVSDK comes from the coding sequence ATGCGTCTTAGCTTAGAACCCTTTACTGTTCACAAGCGATTCCCCTTAACCATTAGTCGCGGCACAACCTCCCAAAGCACCAATATCTGGGTGCGGCTAGAACATCAGGGGATAGAGGGTTGGGGCGAAGCCTCTCCCTTTGCGATCGCGACTCCATCCCATCCCTTAACTAAAACTCCCCAAACGACTCAGATGTTGTTGGATGCACTGGAGTTAGTCATACCGACATTAGAAACCTATACCCCCTGGGAACGCCAGAAAATTGAACGAGTCTTGGCAGATGCGGATGTACCATCGGCGGCTAGGGCGGCGATTGATATCGCATTACAGGATTGGTTAGGAAAACACCTAGGTGTTCCCTTATGGAAATTGTCGGGATGTAATCGTCACCGGATTGTGCCAATTTCCGCCACGGTAGGAATTGGTACACCTGAAGCCGCAAAACAACGAGTGCGAGATTGGATACCGATTACGGGGGGCAGTGTGATTAAAATTAAACTCGGTTCCCCTGACGGAATTGAAGCCGATCGCGAAATGCTATTAGCTATCCGAGATGTCGCCCCCCAAGCCCAACTAACCGTTGATGCGAATGGCGGTTGGCGTGTAGACGACGCCGTAAAAATGTGTGACTGGTTAGCCCAACAGGGCGTCAAATACGTCGAACAACCCCTTCCCGCCGGACAAGAGGCGGATTTGCCTCACCTGTATTCGCGATCGCCTCTACCTATTTTCGTGGATGAAAGCTGCTTTACCAGTCAAGATATTCCTCCCCTGGCGGATTGTGTTCACGGGATTAATATCAAACTAATGAAATCCGGTGGATTAACGGAAGCATTGCGGATGGTACATACTGCCAAAGCCTGTGGATTACAGGTGATGTATGGCTGCTATTCCGATAGTACCCTCGCCAATACCGCCGCCTCTCATTTATCCTCGTTCGCCGATTATCTAGATTTAGACAGCCATTTAAATTTAGCCGACGATCCTTTCACCGGGGCGACGCTGCAAGATGGACGATTGATACCGAATAATTTATCAGGATTGGGAGTGCAACGCCATGTATCTGACAAGTGA
- a CDS encoding DUF1611 domain-containing protein has translation MYLTSDQRVAILLHEGIRGDHGKTGLTLLRYGEATVVAVIDKDCAGESLSDLTGINCNAPIVDSVSSAIAYNPTVLAIGIAPSGGRLPEVWWQEVKQGIAAGLSVYNGLHTPMASDPELQKLLQPHQQIWDIRQEPQDLGIGKAKARSLSCQRILTVGTDMSVGKMSTSIEFHRAACRKGIKSKFLATGQAGLMIAGDGIPLDAIRVDFAAGAVEHTVMKFGKDYELLIIEGQGSLIHPGSTATLPLIRGTQPTGLIVVHRAGQTHIRHCQDVIIPPLPEVIHLYETVARAGGAFASVPVVAIALNTGHLTEREARDAIAQVEDETALPCTDVVRFGADLLVDAVMKML, from the coding sequence ATGTATCTGACAAGTGATCAGCGCGTCGCTATTTTATTACATGAAGGGATTCGCGGCGATCACGGCAAAACCGGATTAACGCTGCTACGGTATGGGGAAGCAACGGTGGTGGCGGTGATTGACAAAGACTGTGCGGGAGAGTCGTTATCGGACTTAACTGGAATTAACTGTAATGCGCCGATTGTGGATTCAGTCAGTTCCGCGATCGCCTACAATCCGACTGTTTTAGCGATTGGAATTGCCCCATCGGGGGGACGATTGCCAGAGGTTTGGTGGCAAGAAGTTAAGCAGGGAATCGCGGCTGGACTTTCGGTTTATAACGGCTTGCATACGCCAATGGCATCTGATCCTGAGTTACAGAAATTACTCCAACCCCATCAACAAATTTGGGATATTCGTCAGGAACCCCAGGATTTAGGGATAGGCAAAGCCAAAGCGCGATCGCTGTCTTGTCAACGTATTTTAACCGTTGGCACGGATATGAGTGTGGGCAAAATGTCTACCAGTATAGAGTTCCATCGCGCCGCTTGTCGAAAGGGAATCAAGTCTAAGTTTTTGGCAACGGGTCAAGCGGGGTTAATGATTGCTGGAGATGGTATTCCTTTAGATGCGATTCGGGTTGATTTTGCGGCGGGTGCGGTTGAACATACGGTGATGAAATTTGGTAAGGATTATGAGTTGTTAATCATAGAAGGACAGGGTTCACTAATTCATCCCGGTTCTACAGCCACCTTACCCTTAATTCGAGGCACACAACCGACAGGGTTAATCGTAGTTCATCGCGCTGGACAAACTCATATTCGCCATTGTCAGGATGTAATAATTCCACCGTTACCGGAGGTGATTCACCTTTATGAAACTGTGGCTAGGGCGGGAGGGGCGTTTGCATCGGTGCCAGTCGTAGCCATTGCTTTGAATACCGGGCATTTGACAGAAAGGGAAGCACGAGACGCGATCGCGCAGGTTGAGGATGAGACAGCTTTACCTTGTACGGATGTGGTGCGGTTTGGCGCTGATTTATTGGTTGATGCTGTAATGAAAATGTTATGA
- a CDS encoding TRAP transporter substrate-binding protein → MKRRNFCKNAVLGTAGFTTVASTQSTPQPEASTPTQPAIQWRMATSWLKSDITFSAVEELCQRVKVATNGRFVIIPYPAGEIVPPLQVFDAVKAGTVECGHTTALYYLEKNSTLIFSISVPFGLTAYQQNAWLYYGGGLEIMHQIYADFGVIAFPAGAVGIQMGGWFNKEINRSADFKGLKIRIPGWGAQILSRFGAQVIVLGGDEILTALEDGRIEAAEWRNPHDDEKLGLHRVARYYYYPGWWEPGASEDILVSRQQWQTLPKAYQQIFQAAATETSLTMLAALDAANGEALKRLVEGGIQLKSYSQEILQTAYQVSVDLLEENARQDAIFRDVYDKWKAFRSKIYQWNRINELSLEQFVLKDFS, encoded by the coding sequence ATGAAGCGCCGAAACTTCTGCAAAAATGCTGTGCTAGGAACAGCAGGATTCACCACAGTAGCCTCAACTCAAAGTACTCCTCAACCTGAGGCTTCTACACCAACTCAACCCGCGATTCAATGGCGCATGGCAACCAGTTGGCTCAAAAGTGATATTACCTTTAGCGCGGTTGAAGAACTTTGTCAACGAGTGAAGGTGGCGACGAATGGACGGTTTGTGATTATTCCCTATCCGGCGGGTGAAATTGTTCCCCCATTACAGGTATTTGATGCGGTTAAAGCGGGAACGGTTGAGTGCGGTCATACAACCGCTCTTTACTATCTGGAAAAAAATTCCACCTTAATCTTTAGCATTTCTGTTCCCTTTGGACTAACGGCATATCAACAGAATGCTTGGCTATATTATGGGGGTGGTTTAGAGATCATGCATCAGATCTATGCTGACTTTGGCGTTATCGCATTTCCTGCTGGTGCTGTGGGTATCCAAATGGGCGGATGGTTCAACAAAGAAATAAATCGTTCGGCTGACTTTAAAGGACTAAAAATTCGCATTCCTGGATGGGGAGCGCAAATTCTTAGCCGTTTTGGGGCGCAGGTGATTGTGTTAGGCGGTGATGAAATTTTGACGGCGCTGGAAGACGGTAGAATTGAGGCAGCCGAATGGCGAAATCCTCATGATGATGAGAAGCTAGGATTGCACCGTGTTGCTCGCTATTACTATTATCCAGGGTGGTGGGAACCCGGAGCGAGTGAAGATATTCTCGTGAGTCGTCAGCAATGGCAAACGTTACCGAAAGCTTATCAGCAAATTTTTCAAGCGGCGGCGACGGAAACGAGTTTGACCATGTTAGCCGCCTTGGATGCAGCGAATGGGGAAGCACTGAAACGCTTAGTTGAGGGTGGAATCCAATTAAAATCCTACAGTCAAGAGATATTACAAACGGCGTATCAAGTGAGTGTTGACCTTTTAGAAGAAAATGCTCGTCAAGATGCAATTTTTAGAGACGTATACGATAAATGGAAAGCGTTTCGCAGTAAGATTTATCAGTGGAATCGAATCAATGAATTGAGTTTGGAGCAGTTTGTTCTGAAAGATTTTAGCTAA